The Lycium ferocissimum isolate CSIRO_LF1 chromosome 10, AGI_CSIRO_Lferr_CH_V1, whole genome shotgun sequence genome window below encodes:
- the LOC132035411 gene encoding transcription factor Pur-alpha 1, translating to MEGNPSGGGGGGGNDVELVCKTLQVEHKLFYFDLKENPRGRYLKISEKTSATRSTIIVPFNGITWFLDLFNYYVDSDEQENVFSKELQLDTKVFYFDVGENRRGRFLKVSEASVSRNRSTIIVPAGSAQDEGWAAFRNILAEINEASRLFISPNQQTSETSERLGLSDDVGAGFISSHSSQSAPTADLSVERTVDLPAAEEAGNVGVSKVIRADQKRFFFDLGSNNRGHFLRISEVAGSDRSSIILPLSGLKQFYEMVGHFVEISKDRLEGITGANVRTIDSPQR from the exons ATGGAGGGAAATCccagtggtggtggtggtggaggaggAAATGACGTGGAGTTGGTGTGCAAGACGTTACAGGTTGAACACAAGCTATTCTATTTCGACTTGAAGGAGAATCCACGTGGAAGATACTTGAAGATATCTGAGAAAACATCAGCAACAAGGTCTACTATAATAGTACCATTCAACGGCATCACATGGTTCCTCGATCTCTTCAATTACTATGTCGATTCAGATGAACAGGAGAACGTCTTTAGCAAAGAGCTACAGCTTGATACCAAG GTGTTTTACTTTGATGTAGGGGAGAATAGACGAGGGCGCTTTCTTAAG GTCTCTGAAGCATCTGTTAGCAGGAACCGTAGTACCATTATTGTTCCAGCAGGAAGTGCCCAAGATGAGGGATGGGCAGCATTTAGGAATATTTTGGCAGAGATTAATGAAGCCTCGAGGCTATTTATTTCGCCCAATCAG CAAACTTCGGAAACCTCAGAGCGTCTTGGGCTTTCAGATGATGTAGGAGCTGGTTTTATATCCAGTCACTCTTCCCAATCTGCCCCCACAGCTGATTTGAGTGTAGAAAGGACCGTTGATTTGCCAGCAGCTGAGGAAGCTGGTAACGTGGGGGTCTCCAAAGTAATCAGGGCTGACCAGAAGAGGTTCTTCTTTGATCTTGGGAGTAACAACCGGGGACATTTCTTACGAATATCTGAG GTAGCAGGTTCCGATCGCTCTTCCATAATTCTTCCCCTTTCTGGCCTGAAACAATTTTATGAAATGGTGGGTCACTTTGTAGAGATAAGCAAAGATCGGCTGGAAGGAATTACAGGTGCAAATGTTCGGACAATTGACTCCCCGCAGAGATGA